The proteins below are encoded in one region of Diorhabda carinulata isolate Delta chromosome 3, icDioCari1.1, whole genome shotgun sequence:
- the LOC130891943 gene encoding uncharacterized protein LOC130891943 isoform X1, whose protein sequence is MDTEKVESKNENPKKDAGFINKLFFGWMISLIRKRREINLELHDFYNVFDEDDSKVLGNRLQKNWKSEIVKSQQSKRKPSLLKAIVKTFLFEVMFYGIFWFFSNVLIRCTQPLILARLISLFGEEFNEKNTEKMYFYSTMLIVTSILTAFMSNHIELGLSAIGMRIRIACSSLLYRKMIRLDFKSLEVAAVDRVVDLLSNDVNRFDFVINSIHSFWTIPVQILVLTYFVWEQVGFSCLAGVATMIIITLTLQGFVSKLMGKLRSKISQRTDERLKLMTEIISGIQLIKINGWEKRFEALVDCARKKEMIAITAASYLRGVVSSCFVFLEKTALALTVICYVGSGHRITAEKVFSIAQAYGILHISLSVLLPEAMTRRSETSTSVERLRDFLLLDEKPHGAIEPMIKTGIIVTEVDASWTNQTKTLTDLSVQIPRGCLCAVIGPTGAGKSSLLHLLLGELAAKSGRIQLGGHVSYCSQEAWLSNSTVRGNITFGNPYDERCYDKIVKVCDLGVDFERLPRGDRTVCDERGGVSLSGGQRAKIHLARAVYKQADIYLLDDPLSAVDARVGKLLFEECILKYLKGKTRILVTRQLEHLKAADFVVVLNEGKIEATGTFRELCKSKIDFTEMLVKKNAKSEKYEKPTEIEVTTNFPSNKNFISKSKNKYYHGKSRLKPYNGEDVVNNGGVNEADIVKNKKDVVKHVEDVVNNGNIVKYKADIVKHENDAVKRKEDVVKQKEDVVKHVEDVVNNGNIVKYKADIVKHENDAVKRKEDVVKQKEDVVNNGNIVKYKADIVKHENDAVKRKEDVVKQKEDVVKHVEDVVNNGNIVKYKADIVKHENDAVKRKEDVVKQKEDVVNNGNIVKYKADIVKHENDAVKRKEDVVKQKEDVVKHVEDVVNNGNIVKYKADIVKHENDAVKRKEDVVKQKEDVVNNGIIVKYKADIVKHREDIVKHREDIVKHENDIVKQKEDVVNNGNIVKYKADIVKHREDIVKHENDIVKQKEDVVNNGNMVKYKADIVKHKIDVVNKSNMGKDKADLVKHREDIVKHKNDIVKQKEVIVNNGNVVKDKADIVKHREDIVKHREDIVKHKNDIVKQKEVVVNNGNMVEDKADIVKHEEDIVKCKEDVENSNDIVEDKADKVKHKEDIVKNKEDMANNGNIIKDKADIVKYEEDVVEDKEDIVKNKEDVANNGNIKKDKADVVKYEEDIVEDKEDIVKNKKDMANNGNIMKDNNDIVNNDEDGLLNDYNKNKGKNYLLKKYVLAAKRVEIAIVTLLLFLLTQILSSGVDLWVTFWTSQEELRHQNTSITLNVSSSMSRYHPEEYAVRVFYVNGKHSMGKYGYSYQETIPVLKTTASRASDGVFDTVEINGVAHNLVKTNLAAILYALLMIMVIVLTLVRSWLFFKVCMMSSVNMHKEMFDSLMEAPLEFFDTDFSVKTIDESSKDTGSTKEVMSKVSMTSQQTTFSNSSKPGSFSKESGSFNGVLSKVSMGSQQTTFSNSRNPGSSSIETGSFNGVLSKVSMGSPQTTFSNSSKPGRFSKETGSFNGVLSKVSMGSQQTTFSNSRNPGSSSIETGSFNGVLSKVSMGSQQTTFSNSSKPGRFSKETGSFNGVLSKVSMGSQQTTFSNSSKPGRFSKESGSFNGVLSKVSMGSQQTTFSNSSKPGRFSKETGSFNGVLSKVSMGSQQTTFSNSSKPGRFSKESGSFNGVLSKVSMGSQQTTFSNSSKPGRFSKETGSFNGVLSKVSMGSQQTTFSNSSKPGRFSKETGSFNGVLSKVSMGSQQTTFSNSSKPGRFSKETGSFNGVLSKVSMGSQQTTFSNSSKPGRFSKETGSFNGVLSKVSMGSQQISNKSEEILNRFSKDTGSVDEVLPRVLMDSIQVMLTLGGIFVNLLYSNPYYIVATLLLGTVFVKFGNLYTSTAEIFKRLEKKTKSPMISHITSSINGIVTIRASKAESMLTDKFDVHQNLHTSASYLKISSVSAFGLWLDLICVIQLTVIILSFLILHKYTDVNGSLVGLAISQSMILGAALRYGLNRTAEAKNRLTSVEKVLQYTEIKNEKPSETEKEFFPPESWPGKGKIEFRNIFLKCSDDDLGVLRNINFTILPGEKIGIVGRTGAGKTSLISVLFRLVRFDGSVLIDDVDTKQIGREFIRKKISIIPREPILFSSTIRYNLDPYNEYNDEEMWKALEQVELSNCVSSLDLKVSDDGSNFNLGQKQLIYLARALLRNNKILILDEATANVDHRTDALIQATIRNRFKNCTVITIAHRLNTIMEYNKVMVMSDGKLVEIGHPHHLLDNNKGHFHKLVLETGPEMSSKLKEVAMMTYYEDYTHCFYIK, encoded by the exons ATGGATACAGAAAAAGTTGAATCGAAAaatgaaaatccaaaaaaagacgcaggttttatcaataaactatttttcgG ATGGATGATATCGTTGATAAGAAAACGAAGAGAAATTAACCTAGAATTGCAcgatttttataatgttttcgACGAAGACGATTCGAAGGTATTGGGAAATCGTTtacaaaaaaactggaaatCGGAAATCGTCAAAAGTCAACAATCGAAAAGAAAACCCAGTTTATTGAAAGCTATCGTCAAAACTTTCCTATTCGAGGTTATGTTCTACGGAATTTTCTGGTTCTTTTCCAACGTTTTAATACG atgtaCTCAACCTTTGATCTTGGCGCGTCTCATTTCTTTATTTGGGGAagaatttaacgaaaaaaacaccgaaaaaatgtatttttacagCACCATGTTGATAGTAACGTCAATTTTGACAGCTTTTATGTCAAATCATATCGAGCTCGGGCTGTCAGCGATCGGTATGAGGATTCGAATAGCGTGTAGTAGTTTGTTATATCGAAAA ATGATTAGATTGGATTTTAAATCGTTAGAAGTAGCGGCAGTCGATCGAGTTGTTGATTTACTATCGAATGACGTTAATCGATTCGATTTCGTGATTAACTCGATACATTCATTTTGGACTATCCCTgtacaaattttggttttgaCTTATTTCGTTTGGGAACAAGTGGGGTTTTCATGTTTGGCCGGCGTTGCGACCATGATAATCATTACTTTAACTTTACAAG GCTTTGTATCAAAACTTATGGGTAAGCTAAGATCGAAAATTTCGCAAAGAACCGATGAAAGATTGAAATTAATGACGGAAATAATATCGGGGATACAACTAATCAAGATAAACGGTTGGGAAAAACGTTTCGAAGCGCTGGTGGACTGCGCAAGAAAGAAGGAAATGATCGCGATCACTGCCGCGTCATATTTGAGAGGGGTAGTTTCCAGCTGTTTCGTTTTTCTAGAAAAAACGGCTCTGGCTCTAACCGTCATATGTTACGTTGGCTCAG GCCACCGAATAACCGCGGAAAAAGTATTTTCCATTGCTCAAGCGTACGGTATTCTCCACATATCTTTGTCAGTTCTGCTCCCCGAGGCGATGACCCGCCGTTCCGAAACGTCGACATCCGTCGAACGTCTCCGAGATTTTTTGCTTCTGGACGAAAAACCCCACGGCGCCATCGAACCAATGATCAAAACCGGGATCATCGTGACCGAAGTAGACGCGTCGTGGACTAACCAAACCAAGACTCTGACGGATCTATCCGTACAAATCCCACGGGGGTGTCTGTGCGCCGTAATAGGCCCGACCGGTGCTGGAAAATCTTCTCTATTACAC CTTCTTCTAGGGGAGCTGGCCGCCAAATCGGGAAGGATCCAATTGGGGGGACACGTATCGTATTGCTCCCAAGAAGCTTGGTTGTCGAATTCGACGGTTCGCGGCAACATTACGTTCGGAAATCCATACGACGAACGTTGCTACGATAAAATCGTCAAAGTTTGCGACCTGGGGGTGGATTTCGAACGTCTACCTCGAGGGGATCGAACAGTTTGCGACGAACGAGGAGGAGTGTCTTTGAGCGGAGGACAACGCGCGAAGATCCATTTAGCTAGAGCCGTTTACAAACAAGCGGATATCTACTTATTGGACGATCCTCTATCGGCCGTTGATGCTCGAGTTGGAAAATTGTTGTTCGAAgaatgtattttgaaatatttgaaagggAAAACGAGAATTTTAGTGACGCGTCAACTGGAACATTTGAAGGCGGCCGATTTCGTCGTGGTGCTTAACGAA GGAAAAATCGAAGCGACGGGAACTTTCCGAGAACTATGCAAAAGTAAAATAGATTTCACTGAAATGTTAGTTAAAAAAAACGCAAAGtcggaaaaatatgaaaaaccaACGGAAATTGAAGTTACTACTAACTTTCCaagcaacaaaaattttatatctaagagtaaaaataaatattaccaCGGAAAATCTCGTTTAAAACCATATAATGGTGAAGATGTCGTAAATAATGGCGGTGTTAATGAGGCTGATAtcgtaaaaaataagaaagatgTCGTAAAACATGTAGAAGATGTAGTAAATAACggtaacattgtaaaatataagGCAGATATCGTAAAACATGAAAATGACGCTGTAAAACGAAAGGAAGATGTAGTAAAACAAAAGGAAGATGTAGTAAAACATGTAGAAGATGTAGTAAATAACggtaacattgtaaaatataagGCAGATATCGTAAAACATGAAAACGACGCTGTAAAACGAAAGGAAGATGTAGTAAAACAAAAGGAAGATGTAGTAAATAACggtaacattgtaaaatataagGCAGATATCGTAAAACATGAAAATGACGCTGTAAAACGAAAGGAAGATGTAGTAAAACAAAAGGAAGATGTAGTAAAACATGTAGAAGATGTAGTAAATAACggtaacattgtaaaatataagGCAGATATCGTAAAACATGAAAACGACGCTGTAAAACGAAAGGAAGATGTAGTAAAACAAAAGGAAGATGTAGTAAATAACggtaacattgtaaaatataagGCAGATATCGTAAAACATGAAAATGACGCTGTAAAACGAAAGGAAGATGTAGTAAAACAAAAGGAAGATGTAGTAAAACATGTAGAAGATGTAGTAAATAACggtaacattgtaaaatataagGCAGATATCGTAAAACATGAAAACGACGCTGTAAAACGAAAGGAAGATGTAGTAAAACAAAAGGAAGATGTAGTAAATAACGGTATCATAGTAAAATATAAGGCAGATATCGTAAAACATAGAGAAGATATCGTAAAACATAGAGAAGATATTGTAAAACATGAAAACGACATCGTAAAACAAAAGGAAGATGTAGTAAATAACGGTAACATAGTAAAATATAAGGCAGATATTGTAAAACATAGAGAAGATATCGTAAAACATGAAAACGACATCGTAAAACAAAAGGAAGATGTAGTAAATAACGGTAATATGGTAAAATATAAGGCAGATATCGTAAAACATAAAATAGACGTCGTAAATAAGAGTAACATGGGAAAAGACAAAGCAGATTTGGTAAAACATAGAGAAGATATCGTAAAACATAAAAACGACATCGTAAAACAAAAGGAAGTTATAGTAAATAACGGTAACGTGGTAAAAGATAAAGCAGATATCGTAAAACATAGAGAAGATATCGTAAAACATAGAGAAGATATCGTAAAACATAAAAACGACATCGTAAAACAAAAGGAAGTTGTAGTAAATAACGGTAATATGGTAGAAGATAAGGCAGATATCGTAAAACATGAGGAAGATATCGTAAAATGTAAGGAAGATGTAGAAAATAGCAATGATATAGTAGAAGATAAGGCCGATAAGGTAAAACATAAGGAAGATATCGTAAAAAATAAGGAAGATATGGCAAATAACGgtaatataataaaagataAGGCAGATATTGTAAAATATGAGGAAGATGTCGTAGAAGATAAGGAAGATATCGTAAAAAATAAGGAAGATGTGGCAAATAAtggtaatataaaaaaagataaggCAGATGTTGTAAAATATGAGGAAGATATCGTAGAAGATAAGGAAGATAtcgtaaaaaataagaaagataTGGCAAATAATGGTAATATAATGAAAGATAACAATGATATAGTGAATAATGATGAAGATGGTCTCCtaaatgattataataaaaataaaggcAAGAATTATCTACTTAAAAAGTACGTTTTAGCTGCTAAGCGTGTTGAAATCGCCATTGTTACTTTACTCCTGTTCTTATTGACGCAAATATTAAGCTCAGGTGTGGATCTGTGGGTTACATTCTG GACGTCGCAAGAGGAGCTAAGACATCAAAATACATCGATAACGTTGAACGTATCTTCCTCGATGTCCCGTTACCATCCCGAAGAATACGCGGTGCGAGTTTTTTACGTGAACGGCAAACATTCGATGGGCAAATACGGTTACAGCTACCAAGAAACGATTCCGGTGTTAAAAACAACCGCGTCTCGTGCATCAGACGGTGTTTTCGATACGGTGGAAATAAACGGGGTGGCGCACAATTTAGTCAAGACTAATTTAGCCGCGATTCTGTACGCTCTTCTGATGATTATGGTCATCGTGTTAACTTTGGTTAGATCGTGGTTGTTCTTCAAAGTTTGTATGATGTCATCGGTGAATATGCACAAGGAGATGTTCGATTCTCTGATGGAAGCTCCCTTGGAATTTTTCGATACCGATTTTAGCGTAAAAACCATCGACGAATCTTCCAAAGATACTGGGTCTACAAAAGAGGTTATGTCCAAAGTTTCTATGACATCTCAACAG ACGACTTTTAGCAACAGCAGTAAACCTGGTAGTTTTTCCAAAGAATCTGGGTCTTTTAATGGGGTTTTGTCCAAGGTTTCGATGGGTTCACAACAG ACGACTTTTAGCAACAGCAGAAACCCTGGTAGTTCTTCAATAGAAACTGGGTCTTTTAATGGGGTTTTGTCCAAGGTTTCGATGGGTTCACCACAG ACGACTTTTAGCAACAGCAGTAAACCTGGTAGGTTTTCAAAAGAAACTGGGTCTTTTAATGGGGTTTTGTCCAAGGTTTCGATGGGTTCACAACAG ACGACTTTTAGCAACAGCAGAAACCCTGGTAGTTCTTCAATAGAAACTGGGTCTTTTAATGGGGTTTTGTCCAAGGTTTCGATGGGTTCTCAACAG ACGACTTTTAGCAACAGCAGTAAACCTGGTAGGTTTTCAAAAGAAACTGGGTCTTTTAATGGGGTTTTGTCCAAGGTTTCGATGGGTTCACAACAG ACGACTTTTAGCAACAGCAGTAAACCTGGTAGGTTTTCAAAAGAATCTGGGTCTTTTAATGGGGTTTTGTCCAAGGTTTCGATGGGTTCTCAACAG ACGACTTTTAGCAACAGCAGTAAACCTGGTAGGTTTTCAAAAGAAACTGGGTCTTTTAATGGGGTTTTGTCCAAGGTTTCGATGGGTTCACAACAG ACGACTTTTAGCAACAGCAGTAAACCTGGTAGGTTTTCAAAAGAATCTGGGTCTTTTAATGGGGTTTTGTCCAAGGTTTCGATGGGTTCTCAACAG ACGACTTTTAGCAACAGCAGTAAACCTGGTAGGTTTTCAAAAGAAACTGGGTCTTTTAATGGGGTTTTGTCCAAGGTTTCGATGGGTTCACAACAG ACGACTTTTAGCAACAGCAGTAAACCTGGTAGGTTTTCAAAAGAAACTGGGTCTTTTAATGGGGTTTTGTCCAAGGTTTCGATGGGTTCTCAACAG ACGACTTTTAGCAACAGCAGTAAACCTGGTAGGTTTTCAAAAGAAACTGGGTCTTTTAATGGGGTTTTGTCCAAGGTTTCGATGGGTTCTCAACAG ACGACTTTTAGCAACAGCAGTAAACCTGGTAGGTTTTCAAAAGAAACTGGGTCTTTTAATGGGGTTTTGTCCAAGGTTTCGATGGGTTCACAACAG ATTAGTAATAAGAGCGAAGAAATACTCAATAGATTCTCCAAAGATACCGGATCTGTTGATGAAGTTTTACCTAGAGTTTTGATGGATTCAATACAA GTTATGTTAACTTTGGGAGGAATTTTCGTCAATCTATTATATTCCAACCCTTATTACATTGTTGCTACGCTTCTACTGGGAActgtttttgtaaaattcgGAAATTTATATACGTCCACCGCCGAAATATTTAAACgtctagaaaaaaaaa CAAAATCCCCCATGATTTCCCACATAACCTCTTCCATTAATGGGATCGTTACCATAAGAGCCTCAAAAGCAGAATCTATGCTAACAGATAAATTCGACGTACATCAA aaccTCCATACATCTGCTTCGTATTTGAAGATATCGAGCGTTTCCGCTTTCGGACTTTGGCTCGACCTAATTTGCGTCATACAACTCACAGTCATCATTTTGAGTTTCCTGATATTACATAAAT ATACGGATGTCAACGGAAGCTTGGTGGGTCTGGCGATTTCTCAATCGATGATTTTGGGGGCGGCGTTGCGATACGGCTTAAATCGAACAGCTGAAGCTAAAAATCGATTAACGAGTGTCGAAAAGGTCCTCCAGTACACCGAAATCAAAAACGAAAAACCGTCCGAAACCGAAAAAG aattttttcctCCCGAATCCTGGCCTGGAAAAGggaaaattgaatttagaaacatatttttgaaatgttcgGATGACGATTTGGGGGTGTTACGGAATATCAACTTTACGATATTACCAGGGGAGAAG ATCGGTATTGTCGGACGAACCGGAGCGGGTAAAACCTCCTTAATATCAGTTTTATTTCGATTGGTTCGTTTCGACGGTTCCGTTTTAATAGATGACGTCGATACCAAACAAATCGGACGggaatttataagaaaaaaaatttctatcatACCCCGAGAACCTATTTTATTTTCGTCGACGATAAGATATAATTTGGACCCTTATAACGAATATAACGATGAGGAAATGTGGAAAGCACTCGAACAG GTCGAATTGAGTAATTGCGTAAGCTCTTTGGATCTTAAAGTTTCCGATGATGGAAGTAACTTTAATTTAGGACAGAAGCAGTTGATCTATTTAGCCAGAGCTTTATtgagaaacaacaaaattttgattctggACGAAGCTACTGCTAATGTCGATCACAGAACCGACGCTTTAATACAAGCTACTATACGCAACCGATTCAAAAATTGTACAGTCATAACTATAGCTCATAGATTAAACACCATCATGGAATATAATAAAGTAATGGTAATGAGTGATGGTAAATTGGTCGAAATCGGTCATCCTCATCATTTGTTAGATAACAATAAAGGACATTTTCATAAATTGGTTTTGGAAACGGGTCCGGAAATGTCGTCCAAGTTAAAGGAAGTTGCTATGATGACTTATTATGAAGATTATAcacattgtttttatattaagtga